Proteins encoded within one genomic window of Nitrospira sp.:
- a CDS encoding APC family permease — protein MILKRWLVGLPLKTKEAAHERLSKRLALAVFSSDALSSVAYATEEILLVLTLAGTAMVGYSIPLSLSIIGLLIILTMSYRQIIFEYPEGGGAYIVGKSNLGEWSGLVAAAALMIDYVLTVAVSVAAGIAALTSAVPDLLPHREGLCVAAILLVTVVNLRGVRESGQFFAVPTYIFIGTLAAMLGVGAIQILLGVVSRIEPLPTIAAAEPLTLFLLLRAFSSGCTALTGVEVISNGVSAFKKPEPKNAALTMIGMAVILGTLFIGISGMAYYFGIVPKEDETVVSQIARATFGTGPLYYLVQASTMIILILAANSSFNGFPRLASILARDSYMPHQMSMMGDRLVFSNGVIILGVFSCLLIILFNGDTHALIPLYAVGVFLSFTISQAGMVKRWLVKKGPHWEKKLLVNGIGAVTTAIATVIIASTKFTHGAWIVIVLIPLLISFFRAIHSHYKAVAEQVALSRGHRPPMPRRNIVVLPIGGVNRAVIRAVDYARSRSGDIRAVLVDVDPEETARVEIQWAQWGCGVPLTVLPSPYRSVLSSLLDYLEQVLQKDQECWVTVVIPEILPARWWQNILHNQRAFMLKGALLFKDRVILTDVPYHLTR, from the coding sequence ATGATCTTGAAACGCTGGCTGGTTGGCCTGCCACTCAAGACGAAGGAAGCCGCTCACGAACGCCTTTCTAAGCGACTCGCCCTAGCCGTCTTTTCCTCCGATGCTCTTTCTTCGGTGGCCTACGCCACGGAAGAGATCCTGCTCGTCCTCACCCTGGCCGGAACGGCGATGGTGGGATACTCCATCCCGCTCAGTCTCTCCATCATCGGCCTGTTGATCATTCTGACCATGTCCTATCGCCAGATTATCTTTGAATATCCGGAGGGCGGCGGGGCGTATATCGTCGGGAAGTCCAACCTCGGCGAATGGTCCGGTTTGGTTGCCGCCGCGGCCTTGATGATCGACTACGTCCTGACCGTTGCCGTCAGCGTCGCGGCCGGTATTGCCGCGCTCACCTCCGCCGTCCCGGACCTGCTCCCGCACCGTGAAGGGCTCTGCGTGGCCGCCATCCTGCTGGTGACCGTCGTCAACCTGCGCGGCGTCCGTGAATCGGGACAGTTTTTCGCCGTCCCGACCTATATTTTTATCGGCACCCTCGCCGCCATGCTCGGCGTCGGCGCCATTCAAATTCTGTTGGGTGTTGTCTCGCGCATTGAGCCGCTGCCCACCATCGCGGCGGCGGAACCATTGACCCTGTTTCTCCTCCTGCGCGCATTTTCCTCCGGCTGTACGGCCCTGACCGGTGTCGAAGTCATCTCGAACGGGGTTTCTGCCTTCAAGAAGCCTGAACCGAAGAATGCTGCGCTGACCATGATCGGCATGGCGGTCATTCTCGGCACCCTGTTTATCGGCATCAGCGGCATGGCCTATTACTTCGGCATCGTACCGAAAGAGGATGAAACCGTCGTCTCCCAAATCGCACGCGCGACCTTCGGCACTGGTCCGCTCTACTACCTGGTTCAGGCCTCGACCATGATCATTCTCATCCTGGCCGCCAATAGCAGCTTCAACGGATTCCCCCGGCTGGCCTCGATCCTAGCTCGCGACAGTTACATGCCTCATCAAATGTCCATGATGGGCGATCGGCTGGTCTTCTCCAACGGCGTGATCATTCTCGGCGTGTTTTCCTGCTTGCTGATCATCCTGTTCAACGGCGATACCCATGCGCTGATTCCGCTTTATGCCGTCGGCGTATTTCTCTCCTTCACGATTTCTCAGGCCGGTATGGTCAAGCGCTGGCTCGTCAAGAAGGGCCCGCACTGGGAAAAGAAACTGCTGGTCAATGGCATCGGTGCCGTGACAACCGCCATTGCCACTGTGATCATCGCCAGTACGAAGTTCACACACGGCGCGTGGATCGTCATTGTATTAATCCCGCTGTTGATCAGCTTCTTCCGTGCCATCCATTCGCATTACAAAGCCGTCGCGGAACAAGTCGCGCTATCGCGGGGCCATCGCCCACCCATGCCGCGTCGGAACATCGTGGTCCTTCCGATCGGCGGGGTCAATCGCGCAGTCATCCGCGCGGTCGACTATGCACGCAGCCGCTCCGGCGATATCCGCGCTGTGCTCGTCGATGTCGACCCGGAAGAGACCGCCCGGGTGGAAATTCAATGGGCCCAGTGGGGCTGCGGCGTCCCCCTCACCGTGCTGCCGTCTCCCTACCGATCCGTCCTGAGTTCGCTCCTGGACTATCTCGAGCAGGTGCTGCAGAAGGACCAGGAATGTTGGGTCACCGTGGTGATCCCGGAGATTTTGCCTGCGCGTTGGTGGCAGAATATT